The following are encoded in a window of Mustela nigripes isolate SB6536 chromosome 3, MUSNIG.SB6536, whole genome shotgun sequence genomic DNA:
- the ALKAL1 gene encoding ALK and LTK ligand 1, with the protein MRPAKPGAPLSTLLLLVLVLPLPGAHGRPRSGRGAYAAEQEPKSWLFLPAARAGRAPSASRSAEIFPRDLNLKDKFIKHFTGPVTFSAECSKHFHRLYHNTRDCSTPAYYKRCARLLTRLAVSPLCSQT; encoded by the exons ATGCGGCCAGCTAAGCCAGGAGCCCCACTGTCCACGCTTCTCCTGCTCGTTCTGGTTTTGCCCCTGCCCGGGGCCCACGGGAGGCCCCGGAGTGGCAGGGGAGCATATGCCGCGGAGCAAGAACCCAAGTCGTGGCTTTTCCTCCCCGCGGCCAGAGCCGGCCGGGCACCCAGCGCCTCACGGAGCGCCG aaatattcccaagagatttgaatttaaaagacaaattcatAAAACATTTCACAG GGCCAGTCACATTTTCAGCTGAATGTAGCAAACATTTCCATCGACTCTATCACAACACTAGGGATTGTTCAACACCAGCTT ATTACAAGAGATGTGCTAGATTGCTAACAAGATTAGCAGTGAGTCCCTTGTGCTCACAGACCTAG